In one Silene latifolia isolate original U9 population chromosome 10, ASM4854445v1, whole genome shotgun sequence genomic region, the following are encoded:
- the LOC141606444 gene encoding glutathione S-transferase U17-like encodes MVEANCEVKVLGAWPSPFVMRPRIALNLKSVEYDFIAETMNPKSELLLKSNPVHKKIPVLLHNDKPVCESNLIVQYIDEAFSSGTSILPSDPYDRAVHRFWAAFVDDKWFPAMMAASKAETAEAKATALEQLKEWTILLEETFVKLSNGKPFFGGDQIGYVDIAFGSFLGWVRVSERNNNVKLLDEETTPSLVAWADKFCAHEAVKDVMPDTDKLVEFAKIIMAKNKPSSST; translated from the exons ATGGTAGAGGCAAATTGTGAGGTGAAAGTGTTAGGAGCATGGCCAAGCCCATTTGTGATGAGGCCAAGAATTGCACTAAACTTAAAATCTGTTGAATATGATTTCATTGCAGAAACTATGAACCCCAAAAGTGAGCTTTTGCTTAAATCCAACCCGGTTCACAAGAAAATACCGGTTCTGTTGCATAATGACAAGCCGGTTTGTGAATCAAATCTGATTGTTCAGTACATTGATGAAGCTTTCTCATCTGGGACATCCATTCTCCCTTCCGATCCTTACGATCGTGCCGTCCATCGTTTCTGGGCTGCTTTTGTTGATGATAAG TGGTTTCCAGCTATGATGGCAGCATCCAAGGCTGAAACAGCTGAAGCAAAGGCAACAGCCTTAGAGCAACTTAAAGAATGGACCATTCTACTTGAGGAGACCTTTGTGAAGCTGAGCAACGGGAAGCCCTTTTTTGGAGGCGACCAAATCGGGTACGTCGACATTGCCTTTGGGAGCTTCCTCGGTTGGGTCAGGGTGTCAGAGAGGAATAACAATGTCAAGCTACTTGATGAGGAAACCACTCCTTCACTTGTAGCTTGGGCTGACAAGTTTTGTGCTCATGAAGCTGTTAAGGATGTTATGCCTGATACTGATAAGCTTGTTGAGTTTGCTAAGATCATCATGGCTAAGAATAAGCCTTCCTCTTCCACTTAG